A stretch of Xenopus laevis strain J_2021 chromosome 8S, Xenopus_laevis_v10.1, whole genome shotgun sequence DNA encodes these proteins:
- the lmo4.2.S gene encoding LIM domain transcription factor LMO4-B: protein MVNNRISESTTTAVSNNGSPPKACAGCGGKIADRFLLYSMDRYWHTRCLKCSCCQAQLGEIGTSCYTKSGMILCRNDYIRLFGNSGACNACGQSIPASEMVMRAQGSVYHLKCFTCATCRNRLVPGDRFHYVNGTIFCEHDRPTGLLNGHLNPLQSNPLQGSPMLPDQKVC, encoded by the exons ATGGTGAATAACCGGATCTCCGAGTCTACCACCACAGCGGTGAGCAATAACGGCAGCCCTCCCAAAGCCTGTGCCGGCTGCGGGGGCAAAATTGCAGACAGGTTCTTGCTCTATTCTATGGACCGGTACTGGCACACCCGGTGCCTGAAATGTTCCTGCTGCCAAGCACAACTGGGCGAGATTGGCACGTCCTGTTACACAAAGAGCGGCATGATCCTGTGCCGGAATGACTACATCCG GTTGTTTGGGAACAGCGGCGCTTGCAATGCGTGTGGCCAGTCCATCCCTGCCAGTGAAATGGTCATGCGGGCACAAGGCAGTGTTTACCATCTGAAG TGTTTCACATGTGCCACATGCAGGAACAGACTTGTACCGGGAGACAGGTTTCACTACGTCAATGGCACCATCTTCTGCGAACACGACCGTCCCACAGGGCTACTGAATGGCCATTTAAATCCCCTCCAGAGTAACCCCCTCCAAGGCAGCCCCATGCTTCCTGACCAGAAA GTTTGCTAA